CCAGATGACGTAGCGCTGCGGTCCCGGCCCGGTCTGCTGCGGGAAGTCGTAATGGGTCCACAGCGGGTGCAAATCGGCCACCGCATACATCCAGGCGGTGCCGTCGGTGTTCGCGTTGGCGATCAGGGTGTCGTGGGCGCCGGGCAGTTTGGACAAATACTCCATCGCCATCAGGTCGCGCTGGTCGATCATCACCGAGTCGTATTTGTCGCCGAACAGCACCAGGTGTCGATAGAAGTAATGCCGCGCGCTGAACAGGGTCGTCAGTACCAGCAGGACCGCGGTGGTCGAGACCCAGAACGGTGCGGGCAACTCCTTGAACCGGCCGGTGATTCGTTTGACGACCGCGACCGCGAGCGCAACCCCGCCGAACAGCGCGATGGCTGCCATCGGCATCACCAGCATCGTCACCACCGAGGTGAGGCGGCGCGGATCGTTGTAGAAGAACTGGCTGAACTCCTCGATCGCGGCGCCGACCGCGTTGTGAAACGGGGCCCCCGCGTAGACGGTCGCCACCGTCAGCACCAGCCAGACCGCCACCGGCCACCAGATCCGCTTGTACAGCAGATACGCCATGCCGAGGTACATCAGCGCGACGAGGCCGTACTGGGTCGGGAAATCGTTGAGGTGGCGGGTGTGCAGTAGCAGCGCATCGATGACGCCCTGCTTGGCGCTCTTGAAGCTGGGGAAGGCATGCCCGGCGATGATGTCGGCCTGTTTGAGCACCCCGATGAACTGCGGCGCCAGGATCACCCCCGTCGGCACCGCCACCGCGGCCAGGATTGCGGCGTCGGCGACCCGCCCGCGCACCGGATGCCACAACACGTCCAGCAGCCACCAGCCCAACAGGAACAGGATGACGATGAATCCGCCGGTCAGGTGCACCGACAGCACGCCGACCAACGCCAGCACGGCCATCGGGATGCGGTCGCGATGCCGCAGCGTGGAGGTGATCAACAGGAATGTCGGGATCGCGACGCCGTAGGCGGCCAGGTTGGGCATCGCGGCGACGCCGAACTCAACGTAGGGCACCGAGGTGAACGACGCCGACAGCGCGGCCGCGGTGGCCGAGATCGCGGCGGCGCGGCCCGGCGTCATCACCGGGCGCAGCAGATGCCAGGTCAGCATCGCCGCGCTGGTCGGAAACAGCCAGATCGAGGCCGCGACCGAGTTCAGGGTGTAGCCGGTGGTCGGGGCCGCTCCGGTGAGCTGGCAGAACACCGCGGTCAGGGCGTGGAACACCGACGGGTAGTACAGCGTCTGGTGGGTCTCGACGTTGCGCAGCTCGCCCATGTGGGTGGACGACGCCTGGCCGGTGTCGAGGATGTAGCGCACTTCGTTGGCATGCCACACCGCATCCCAGGTGCTGGGGACGGCCTGCCAGTGAGCGGCCAGCCCGCGGTAGGCCGCCCACATGATCAGCAGCGTGCCCAGCGCCACCCCGGCCCCAACCGCCAGCGCCGGCCAGCCGGCGATGCCCCGCGCCTCGGCGTCGGTGTCGCGGTAGCGGGCCAGTAGCAATTGCAAACCCGTCGCCACCACACACACGACAGCCAGCGCCGCGAGCGCAGTCCAACCGTTCCACGGGATTCCGAGCGCACCGTAGGGAATGATCGCCAGCGCGACGACACCGTAGGTCAGCGCCGGGCCGACTGCGACCGCGATTGGCCAGGTTAGCTGGGCGATACGCGCAACGATTGTCCCCGGGGCGATCAGCAAAAACAGTGCGATCAGCGTTCCGATCCAGAGCCCCACTGGACTAGTATGGCTGGCCGGGTGACCTGGCTCGGGCAGCCACCGGCTGGCTCTGACGTCTGTGGCACCCGCTATCGTCACGATTTCGCTCTAGTGCGCAAGCTCTAAGGTGGCTGCATGGCTTACGACGTCGCCCGGGTGCGCGGACTGCATCCGTCACTGGGTGACGGATGGGTGCACTTCGACGCGCCGACCGGGATGCTGATCCCTGATTCCGTTGCGACCACCGTCTCCACCGCCTTCCGCCGCTCCAGTGCCACCACGGTGGGAGCGCACCCGTCGGCGCAGCGCAGCGCCGCGGTCCTGGAAGCGGCGCGCGCGGCCGTGGCCGATCTGTTCAATGCCGACCCGGCGGGCATCGTGCTGGGCGCCGATCGGGCGATCCTGCTGTCCTCGCTGGCCGAGGCGTCATCCTCGCGGGCCGGTCTGGGCTACGAGGTGGTCGTCAGCCGCCTGGACGACGAGGCCAACATCGCCCCATGGCTGCGGGCTGCGCACCGCTACGGCGCCAAGGTGAAGTGGGCCGAGGTCGACATCGAGACCGGCGAGCTGCCGACGTGGCAGTGGGAGAGTCTGATTGGGAAGTCGACGCGACTGGTCGCGGTCACCTCCGCATCGGGAACGCTGGGCACGGTCACCGATCTGCGGGCGATGACCAAGCTGGTGCACGACGTCGGCGGGCTGGTGATCGTCGACCACTCCGCGGCCGCGCCCTACCGACTGCTCGACGTCAAAGAGACCGACGTCGATGTGGTGGCGGTCAACGCGACGGCCTGGGGCGGCCCGCCGGTCGGCGCGATCGTGTTCCGGGATCCGGCGATGATCAACTCGTTCAGTTCGGTCTCCACCGATCCCAACGCCACCGGCCCGGCGCGCCTCGAGGTGGGCGCGCATCAGTTCGGACTGTTAGCCGGGGTGGTCGCCAGCATCGAATACCTTGCGGCATTGGACGAGTCGGCCCGCGGCAGCCGGCGTGAGCGGCTGTCGGTGTCGATGCAATCCGCCACCTCGTATCTCAACCGGATCTTCGACTACCTGATGGTCTCGTTGCGGTCGTTGCCGTTGATGATGTTGATCGGTCGCCCGGAGGTGCGGATCCCGCTCGTCAGCTTCGCGTTGCAGGGCGTGCCCGCCGAGCGGGTCGTACAGCGGTTGGCGGACAACGGAATTCTGGCCGTCTCCAACGAGAGCTCGCGCGTGCTGGATGCCTTGGGCGCCAACGAGGTTGGCGGCGCGGTGACGGTCGGGCTGGCGCACTACTCGACGATGGCCGAGGTCGATCAACTGGTCCGCGCGCTCGCGTCGCTGGGTTAGATCGCCGTCGCGATCGCCGCGGTCGCACCTACTCTGTGTTTGAGTGCGCGCTCACGGCGAGAATTCGGCAAAGATCCCGCCCTCAGCGCTCACTCGAAAACCTGAGCGCGCACTCGATGTGCGAAAGCTATACGGTCAGCACGATCTTCCCGTGCACCTCGCCCGAGACCAGCTTCTGGTGGGCATCGCCGGCCTGCTGAATCGGCATGCGGGCGCCGATGATCGGCCGTACCCGGCCGTCGGCGATCATCGGCCACACCGACTCCGTCACGGCTGCGACGATCTCGCCCTTGCTGTTCGGGCCGGTCACCGGCCGGCCCCGCAGCGTCGTGCCGATCACGCGTAACCGCTTGGGCAGCAGCTTGCCGATGTTGAGCTCGGCCTTGAGACCACCCTGCATGCCGATGATCACCAGCTGCCCGTCGGTGGCCAGCGCATCGAGATTGCGGTCCAGGTAGGAGGCACCCATGATATCGAAGATCACATCGGCGCCGCCGCAATCCTGCAGCCGCGCGACGAAGTCCTCGTCGCGGTAGTTGATGGTGATCTCGGCGCCCAGGTCGCGGCAGGTCTGCAGCTTCTCCTCGGAACCAGCGGTGACCGCCACCCGGGCGCCCAACGCCCGCGCGATCTGAATCGCGTGGGTTCCGATGCCGCTGGCCCCGCCGTGCATCAGCAGCAGCTGGCCCTCGTGCAAGTGCGCGGTGAGCACCAGATTCGACCACACCGTGCAGGCCACCTCGGGCAGCCCCGCTGCATCCTCCAGCGAGACGCCGCCCGGAATCGGCAACACCTGAGGCGCGGGAACCGCGACGTATTCCGCGTAGCCGCCGCCCGCCAACAGCGCGCAAACCTCTTGTCCGACGGACCATTCCGTGACGCCCGACCCCACTGAGGCGACAACGCCGGATACCTCCATGCCGATGATGTCGCTGGCACCAGGCGGCGGCGGATACTTGCCGGCGGCCTGCAGCACGTCGGCGCGGTTGACGCCGGCCGCGGCGACCTTGATCAGCACCTCGCCGGGTCCGGCGGAGACATCGGGGACCTCTTGCCAGACGAGTTGGTCGGAAGATTCGGCGACGATGGCGCGCATGCGGGCCACGGTACTAGCCCCGTTACCCTTGTCAGCGGTGGCGTGGCAGAGCGGCCTAATGCACTCGCCTTGAAAGCGAGAGACGGCTAAAACCGTCCGGGGGTTCAAATCCCTCCGCCACCGCGGTGTTCAGCGGCGCGGCTGATCGGGCGTCGGCGCGCAGCGAAGAATCGCGCCGATGCCGTCGGCCGGGGAGATTCGCTCGTCGGTGCGCACCACCGACGCGCCCCCCGAAATCGCCAACAGCGGCAGTGCCTCGTCGGCCCGCACCGTCTTGGCCGTCGCGGCGCTTTGCTGCGGCAGTCCGGCGGCGGTGGCAGCGACTGTTGTCATGCGTTCGTCGGCGACCACCAGGGCGTCGTAGATGTTGCCGATGATCAGGGTGTCGACCGTGCCCTGGCCCAGGGCAGTGCAGACCGCACCGAGTCCCTCGATCGCCAGCCCGGATTGCCGGCCCAGTTCGGCGGTGAAGCGCGCCGCGGCGGTGTCCATGGTGCCCTGCCGTTGCCACAGCAGCGTGGTGTCGATGGCGCGTTGAATCTCCTCGAAGTCATAGCCACCGCGCCGGTCCGCGACCGGCAGCGACGTCATCCGCTTGCGGATCGGGTCCGGCAGCGCCGCCAGCAGATTCGAACGCGATTCCGGATCGCCAACCAGGAACAGCTCGCCGAACGACGTGTCGTGCACGAGTTCGCCGATTCGGTTCGCGACGGTGCGCAGTCGCTGCCCCGGCTGCGCATCGGCCTCGACGGATTCGGATAACCGGACGGCATCGACGTGGCGGGTGATGAACGCCCCGGTTCGGTCGGCCACCACCAGCAAGTAATCCGAATTCGCGACCCCGAATTCGAGAATGGGGACGATATACGGCAATTCGGAAACTCGGACGATTGGCACGACGGTTGGCCGCAGCAGGTGTTCGTTGAGGACCACCCCACTGGTCGTGGCCACCACTGCGCGCCCGCCGCGGCCGATCGGCAAACGCAGTCCCATCACGGCGTGTTCGATTGCAACGGTGATCGATTCGTCCGCGCCTTGCCGCTCAAGCTCTTTACCCAGCGCGAGCCATGTCAGCTCAAGCGCAGGGCTGGGGTCGCCGTCGTCATCGGAATCTTCGAAGTAGACCGACGCGAATGGCCCGGGCACACCGAGCAGCTCGCGAAAGCGGTCCGAATCCATGCATCATTGTTGCTCGAATGACTTGGCCGTAAAGGCCGTTTTGTCGGCAGGCGGACCTGCGAGACACGGTCTAGCTGCCGCCACCCTCGGTGTCGTCGAAGAACGACCAGTCGCCGTCATGCTCGACTTCCATCCGCCAGCCGAGTTCGCTGTTGTCGGCCTTGCTGTCGACGAACCAGGCGTGCGCGTCCTCGGCGCTGGCGATGTCCTTGGTCGCGACGATGTCGCCGTGCGGGTTGATCACTCGATAATTGGCCATCGCCGCAGTGTTCCCACTGTCTGCGCGCTCAATCGGTCGGGATTTGTGCCGCGATGGTGTTCATCAGCGTGGCGTAGCGACGTAGTTCCGGGTCGCGGCCGGGTTTACCGCTACTGATCAGACCGGCGGCCAAGTTGCGCTCCGGGTCGGCCCAGATCGCTATGTTGCTCAAGCCCAGACTGCCGAACGCTTCGGGTGCGTTGCGGCCGAACGGGCCCCATCGGTTGGTCCCGAGGATGAAGCCGGTACCCCAGCGAGCCGGCATCAGCCCCACGGCGAAATCCGGCCGCAACCGCCGGGATTCGGTGACCGCGCCTCGCATTGTCTCCGCTTGGAGGACCCGCACACCATCGAGTTCGCCGTAGCGACGCCAGATCTCGGCGAACCGTGACATCTCGTTGGCGGTCGAGACGGTATTGGACGAGGGGATCACCGTGGTCAAGAAGAACGGCTCGTTCGTCACCGGGATCATCTCGTGCACGGTGCCGCCGATGGCCTTTCGGAATATCTGCGCGATGACCGGAGGTAAAGGCCGACCGGTGGCATGGCTCGGAGCGACCAGATCGAGGTCTTGCTTGGCGACACCGAAGTTGGTCCACCGAAACCCAAGCGGGTCAAGGATTTCGGCGGCCAGGATTTCGCGAATGTCCTTGCCGGCGGCGGTGTAGACGATCTCGCGGATCAGGGGGCCCCAGGTCAGCGCGTGGTACATGTGGATCAACCCCGGCCGGTACAGCGGGCGCAGATTGCTCAGCATTTCCTGCACGTACTCGTGATCGTCGGTCCGTTTGAGGTCCGGCAGCGGCCCGGTCGGAAACGGGAGGCCGGCGCTGTGGGTCATCACGTGCCGGATCGTGATGCGGTCCTTGCCGTGGCTGGTGAAAGTGGGCATGTACTCGCAGACCCGGTCGTCAAGGGAGAAGACGCCCCGCTCGACCAGCTGGTGCACCACCGTCGCGGCGATGGCCTTGGCCGCCGAGTACACGCAGAACGGTGTGTCCGTAGTGACGGGGACCTTCTCGGCATCGGGGGAGTCGGTAGGCGCATTGCCCCAGCCGTGCCCGATGGCGCGGTTGAGCACCACGCGACCCCGGTGCCGGATGCACAACTGGATCGCCGGGTGCATGCCCGCCTGATACCAGTGGCGGGCGGCCTGCCAGATTCGTTCGACGGCGGCGCTGTCGACCTCGGAGTAGTCCTCGTCGCCGACCGCGGTGACCGCGTCCAGGTCGGCCGGGACGCGGATCTTGCCGTCTGCAGTCATCGTTGCCACCCCCGCGAGGGTACGTGGCGCCCGGCTACTCCCCGGTGAACTGCGGCGGACGCTTGGCGAACGTCGCCTGGATGCCCTCGGTGAGGTCCTTGGACGGCAGGAACGCCGAATTCCAGGCCGCGACATAGCGCAGGCTTTCCGACACCGCCGCGATGCGCTGCTGGTCGAGCACGTCCTTGACGCCGTAGACCGCCAGCGGCGGGTTGGCGGCGATTTCGGCCGCAGTGGCGTGGGCGGCGGCCAGCGAGGCCTCGGCGTCGGCGTAGACGTCGTTGACGAGGCCGATCTTCTCGGCGCGGGCCGCGTCGACGTCCTTGCCGGTGAGCGCCAGCTCGCGCAGATGGCCGTCGTTGAGGATCAGCGGCAGCCGGGCCAGGCTGCCGACGTCGGCGACGATCGCGAGTTTGACCTCGCGCACCGAGAATTTGGCGTCGGCGCTGGCATAGCGGATGTCCACCGCCGAGATCAGGTCGACGCCGCCGCCGATGCACCAGCCGTGCACCGAGGCGATGGTCGGGGTGCGGCAGTCGGCGATCGCGGTGATCGCACCCTGCATGCGCCGCAGCTCGGTGTGGAAATCCGTGCGGGGGCGGGCCAACGCCCCGTCGGCCAGCAACGGCGCGAACGTGCCGCCCATCGCGGGCAGGTCCAGGCCGTAGCTGAAGTTCTTGCCCGATCCGGTGATGACGATGGCCCGCACGTCCCGGTCGGCGTCCAGGGTGCCGAACACATCCGGCATCTCGGCCCAGAAGGCGGGCCCCATCGCGTTACCCTTTCCGGGCCCGATCAGCGTCACCTGCGCGACGTGATCTTTGACCTCGACGGTGACGGATTCGTATGTATCGGCCATATCGAGACCGTAGCGTGGCGAATATGCCTCGTGATTTGCGACCCGGGCCAGATTCTCCACCGGCCGACGAGCTGCGCAGCGCCGAAGACACCCTCGGGGTGCTGCAGCAGGTCCTGCACACCTTCGCCGGCGACGACATGTCCCGGCAGACCGGCTGCTCGGAATACGACGTGACCCAGTTGACCGAGCACCTGCTGAAATCGATCACCGGCATCGGCGGCATGGCCGGTGCCCGGTTCCCGGAGCGCGATCCGGGCGACTCGGTGGAACGCCAGATCATCCTCGCGGCCCGCCCGGCATTGGACGCCTGGCACCACCGCGGCCTGGACGGCACCGTGCCATTCGGCAAGACCGAGATGCCGGCCAAGTCGGCGTGCGGCATCTTCTCGATCGAATTCCTAGTCCACGCTTGGGATTACGCCGTCGCGGTGGGCCGCGACGTCGACGCCCCGGAGCCGCTGGCCGAGTACGTGCTGGACCTGGCGCACAAGACGATCAGGCCGGAATTCCGTGGCGCCGCCGGGTTCGACGATCCGGTCGACGTGCCCGCGGACGCCAGCGCCTTGGATCAGCTCGTGGCGTTCACCGGACGCGACCCGGCCAGATAATTCACGCGGTCGATTCGGCCGCGGCGCGGACCTTCTCGCGCAGCCAGCTGTGGGACGGGTCCTGATCGAAGCGCGGGTGCCACACCGCGTAGAACTCGAGTTCGATCAACTCGCGAGGCGCCGCGAGAATGCGGGTCTGCGCGGGGTCGGCGTTCTTGCGTGCCACCCGTTCCGGAAGGGTCAGCAGCAGGTCGGTGCCCGGCAAAATGCTGGGCGCCAGCGCGAAGTAGGGCACGCTGACGGCCACGCGGCGCGTGACGCCGAGCGGCTCGAGTGCCCGGTCTATCCAGGGCTGGCCGATGTCGATCGTCAGGTGGGGTAGGCGCAGATACGTGGACAGCGAGACGGATGTCTGGTCGGCCAGCGGGTGCTCGGCGGCGACGACGCAGACGAAGCGATCGCTGAAAAGGTGTTGACTGCAATACCTTTCGGGTGCGATGCGGCCATAAATCGCCAGGTCTATCGTCCCCGCGTCAAGTTTGTCGAAGGCGTGCTGGTCCAGAACTTCGCAACTCACCGTCGAATTGGGTGATTCGGCCAGGATCGTGCGCACCAGTGCGGGTCCGAACGTGGCGACGGTGTAGTCGCTGACGGCGAGGCGAAACGATTGCGTGGCCGTGGCTGGGTCGAACGCCTCCGTCGCAAACAGTTGCTCCAAATGCGTTATGGCCGTGGTGAGTTGGTCACGCAGACGCTCGGCGCGCGGCGTCAGCGAGTAGCCGTCCGGTCCTCGCACCAGCAACTCGTCGCCGAAGTGTCGGCGCAACCGCTGCAGGGCGCGGCTCATCGCCGGCTGGCTTAGCCGGACCCGGTCGGCCGCACGCGAGACGTGTTGCTCCTCCAGTAGCGCCACCAGCGGCGGCAGCAGATTCAGATCCACCTGGTCGATATGCGTAGTGCGCATGGATGTCATGTTAACGATTCATTTCACAAATAGCAGCTGTTACCAGAGGCTTTTAGTAACACCCCGAAGAACCACGGAGGAGCTGATCCCAATGGCACAGACGCTGAACGTAGAACTGGATGAGCTGCTGGCGCGCGCCGGCGAGCTGGAGGCCGCCATTCCGGGGCTACCCACCGAAAACCCCCAAGCGCCGTGCGCCCTGCCGATGGTCGTCACGGCGGCCAAGCAACTGGCGGCGTCCGCCGATAACTTGCGGATCTACCTTGCCGTGGGCGATCGTGAGCGGCGGCGTTTGGCAGAGGCGCTGCGGAATGCGGCCAAAGCCTATGAGGAGACCGACGAGTCGGCCGAGCGCGCCATCAACGACAACACATCGGTGTCGGCGGCGGCCGTGTCCGGGCGTGGGTTCGAGACCCAGGGCGTGCTCCCCATTCCGGAACTCGTCCTCGATCCGACCGAGGGCGCTCCGTATCGAGAGTTGAAGCAGGCGACCAAGGAAATCGCCGAACCCGATCAAGGCGTGGCGTTCGACAGCTTCGCCGATGCGTGGAGCGCGTACGGGCAAAGCCTGCTGGACGCCTCGTACGCGTTCCGGCCCTTTCGATCCTGGCGCGGCGATGCCCTGTATTCCGTCGAGTCCAGCTTCGACCAGCAAAAAGAATGGACGGTCAAAATGGCCGAGGCGTGCGCAACCATGGCCACGCAGGCTCGAAAGGTCGCCGCGGCGCAGCGGTGGGCCTGGGGGTACCACCCGCCGCTGGCAGAGGTCGAGGAGTACGACCGGGCCTGGGTCGAGGCCATGAACGGCCTGGCCACAGCGACGGACAAGAAGGCCAGAAAGCAATACACCGAGTTGCAGCAGAAGGTCACAGATTATTACAAGCTGGCACAACAGGTTTCGGAGCAAGTGCTCGCCCAATACAAGACGAAGGCGGAGCTGCCTCTGACGCCGGTCGACGCGATGCGGCCTCCGCAGGCCTATTACATCGCGGCCCCGCCCGACCTTGGCAACGGCAACGAGAACGACAACGGCATCGGCGACGGTATCGGCGACTTGCCGTCTGGTCCGCAGGACCTGCCCATTGGGGACAATGTTTCCGGCCTGACCGGCATGCCGCCCGTCGGGATGCCGCCGATACCGGGCACGCCGAACGACCCCAAACTCGCCGGGGCATTGGGGGCGAAGCCGCCTTCATCGAAGGTCAAACCGGCGTCAGTGAAGCCGCCGTTCGGTGGCGCGAAGGCGGGGGCCGGTATCTCCCTTTCGACGCCGCTGGGGTCTGCGGCTGGGGCGGGTGCAGGAGGCGGTGTTCCCGCTCCGCCCCGACCCGACCACAGCCGATGGGCCCCTGGGGCGGCCGGCGCAACGGGCGGCGGGGGCGTGGGCATGGCACCTGTGGGCGGCTCGCCGAGCAAGCAGGCCGAAGGCGGCGGCAAGGGTGGCAAACGCGCCGGGGGTGAACAGGCGATCTACACCGAGATGCGGGCGTGGACGGAGGCCGTGATCGGTCTACTCCAAAACTGAGGCGCGCCGATTCCGTTCACCGCGCCGCTGCCAGGCTGTAACGTCCAGCCCTTCATTTGCCGGCCAGGAATGAAAACCGCTGCCAGACATTGGAATTCATCCAACGATTCGATCTGCGCGCGTTAGGCTCGGCCCGCCGTGCGCAGCATCATTGCACTTCAATCACGAGCGAAAGGAATAGGGACATGAGTTGGTTAAGAGGTGCCCACGATCTTGCATATGTGGTCGGACGGGGTTCGCCCGCGCTCGGCGCCGGGCTCCAGCAGGACTGGGTCACGACCGGGGCAAATATGGGTGCGGCGGCCGGGAAGTTTACTTGGTACCTGCGGGACAAGTTCGACATGCTCAAAACCGGATTGGCTAAACCGGGGCCCACCCCGACCCCGACCGCCATCATCGACATAGCGATGGTCGCCGTCGCCGCCTTAGACATGGTGAATGGTTTTCTGGCAGCCGACCAGGGCGGCGCATTCAGCACGGGGAAAGACAGGTTCGAGAACCTGCGTCTCACGCAGGAGCTGGCCAACCCGGACCCCGCGAAATGGGATGGTGATGCGGCGAAATCGTATGCGGCCGTGAATGATCACCTGAAGAATCTCGCGGATATCTTGCAAGAACTGGACAAGCAGACGCAGCAATGCGTCGCAGACCACGCCGCAAAGATTCAACAGGCGCACCGGGTCATTGCATTGTCGCTGTTGGCGCTCCAAGTTGCGCAGGCCGCGGCTTTACTTATGTGGGCGTGGCCAGTGATTGGCCCTGCTTGGTCAGTGGCGTTCCAATCCGTCACGGTTTCTGCGATATCGCTGACCATCATCAGCTACGAGTCCCAAGTGATGAACTCGTCGGGAGAGACAGCACAGAAGTTCGACGCACTCGCGAACGAGTACAAAAGCATCGCTGACCGGGCAGCGCCCACAGGGACTTTCGCGACGATTGAGGTGCTGGGCGCCGATGAAACTTACACTCCCGACCTGCAGGCCATCTCAGACGCACTGTCGGACTTCTCCGCACCGCCGAGCATTGCGCGGCTGGCCGAAATATCCAGCCAGGTAGTCTCGCTCGACGAGCAGAGCCGGCGCGGCGCCTGCTTCAGCGACACTGAAACCCTCGATCAGCGTGAGGCAGAAGCAACGCCGACCGCCGTTGACGGGCCCGCGATGACCGGGCAGTTCGCGGACAGTTCCAGGCAGGTCCCCCAGCAATTGAACCGGGTCAACCAGACCATGGGGTCCGCACAGCCACTCGCCTCGGCGAGACAACCCGCAAAACCCGCCCGCGCGCGGGATGCCGCC
The Mycobacterium sp. 050128 genome window above contains:
- a CDS encoding DUF6541 family protein; the encoded protein is MGLWIGTLIALFLLIAPGTIVARIAQLTWPIAVAVGPALTYGVVALAIIPYGALGIPWNGWTALAALAVVCVVATGLQLLLARYRDTDAEARGIAGWPALAVGAGVALGTLLIMWAAYRGLAAHWQAVPSTWDAVWHANEVRYILDTGQASSTHMGELRNVETHQTLYYPSVFHALTAVFCQLTGAAPTTGYTLNSVAASIWLFPTSAAMLTWHLLRPVMTPGRAAAISATAAALSASFTSVPYVEFGVAAMPNLAAYGVAIPTFLLITSTLRHRDRIPMAVLALVGVLSVHLTGGFIVILFLLGWWLLDVLWHPVRGRVADAAILAAVAVPTGVILAPQFIGVLKQADIIAGHAFPSFKSAKQGVIDALLLHTRHLNDFPTQYGLVALMYLGMAYLLYKRIWWPVAVWLVLTVATVYAGAPFHNAVGAAIEEFSQFFYNDPRRLTSVVTMLVMPMAAIALFGGVALAVAVVKRITGRFKELPAPFWVSTTAVLLVLTTLFSARHYFYRHLVLFGDKYDSVMIDQRDLMAMEYLSKLPGAHDTLIANANTDGTAWMYAVADLHPLWTHYDFPQQTGPGPQRYVIWAYANRGNSDPRVVEAIKALNIRYIYSSEPTVRGFAVPDGLVSLEKSKSWALIYDNGGAKIYEWRGNATPPRP
- a CDS encoding cysteine desulfurase-like protein produces the protein MAYDVARVRGLHPSLGDGWVHFDAPTGMLIPDSVATTVSTAFRRSSATTVGAHPSAQRSAAVLEAARAAVADLFNADPAGIVLGADRAILLSSLAEASSSRAGLGYEVVVSRLDDEANIAPWLRAAHRYGAKVKWAEVDIETGELPTWQWESLIGKSTRLVAVTSASGTLGTVTDLRAMTKLVHDVGGLVIVDHSAAAPYRLLDVKETDVDVVAVNATAWGGPPVGAIVFRDPAMINSFSSVSTDPNATGPARLEVGAHQFGLLAGVVASIEYLAALDESARGSRRERLSVSMQSATSYLNRIFDYLMVSLRSLPLMMLIGRPEVRIPLVSFALQGVPAERVVQRLADNGILAVSNESSRVLDALGANEVGGAVTVGLAHYSTMAEVDQLVRALASLG
- a CDS encoding NAD(P)H-quinone oxidoreductase, translated to MRAIVAESSDQLVWQEVPDVSAGPGEVLIKVAAAGVNRADVLQAAGKYPPPPGASDIIGMEVSGVVASVGSGVTEWSVGQEVCALLAGGGYAEYVAVPAPQVLPIPGGVSLEDAAGLPEVACTVWSNLVLTAHLHEGQLLLMHGGASGIGTHAIQIARALGARVAVTAGSEEKLQTCRDLGAEITINYRDEDFVARLQDCGGADVIFDIMGASYLDRNLDALATDGQLVIIGMQGGLKAELNIGKLLPKRLRVIGTTLRGRPVTGPNSKGEIVAAVTESVWPMIADGRVRPIIGARMPIQQAGDAHQKLVSGEVHGKIVLTV
- a CDS encoding baeRF2 domain-containing protein; translated protein: MDSDRFRELLGVPGPFASVYFEDSDDDGDPSPALELTWLALGKELERQGADESITVAIEHAVMGLRLPIGRGGRAVVATTSGVVLNEHLLRPTVVPIVRVSELPYIVPILEFGVANSDYLLVVADRTGAFITRHVDAVRLSESVEADAQPGQRLRTVANRIGELVHDTSFGELFLVGDPESRSNLLAALPDPIRKRMTSLPVADRRGGYDFEEIQRAIDTTLLWQRQGTMDTAAARFTAELGRQSGLAIEGLGAVCTALGQGTVDTLIIGNIYDALVVADERMTTVAATAAGLPQQSAATAKTVRADEALPLLAISGGASVVRTDERISPADGIGAILRCAPTPDQPRR
- the lipE gene encoding lipase LipE; protein product: MTADGKIRVPADLDAVTAVGDEDYSEVDSAAVERIWQAARHWYQAGMHPAIQLCIRHRGRVVLNRAIGHGWGNAPTDSPDAEKVPVTTDTPFCVYSAAKAIAATVVHQLVERGVFSLDDRVCEYMPTFTSHGKDRITIRHVMTHSAGLPFPTGPLPDLKRTDDHEYVQEMLSNLRPLYRPGLIHMYHALTWGPLIREIVYTAAGKDIREILAAEILDPLGFRWTNFGVAKQDLDLVAPSHATGRPLPPVIAQIFRKAIGGTVHEMIPVTNEPFFLTTVIPSSNTVSTANEMSRFAEIWRRYGELDGVRVLQAETMRGAVTESRRLRPDFAVGLMPARWGTGFILGTNRWGPFGRNAPEAFGSLGLSNIAIWADPERNLAAGLISSGKPGRDPELRRYATLMNTIAAQIPTD
- a CDS encoding crotonase/enoyl-CoA hydratase family protein — translated: MADTYESVTVEVKDHVAQVTLIGPGKGNAMGPAFWAEMPDVFGTLDADRDVRAIVITGSGKNFSYGLDLPAMGGTFAPLLADGALARPRTDFHTELRRMQGAITAIADCRTPTIASVHGWCIGGGVDLISAVDIRYASADAKFSVREVKLAIVADVGSLARLPLILNDGHLRELALTGKDVDAARAEKIGLVNDVYADAEASLAAAHATAAEIAANPPLAVYGVKDVLDQQRIAAVSESLRYVAAWNSAFLPSKDLTEGIQATFAKRPPQFTGE
- a CDS encoding TIGR03086 family metal-binding protein, with amino-acid sequence MPRDLRPGPDSPPADELRSAEDTLGVLQQVLHTFAGDDMSRQTGCSEYDVTQLTEHLLKSITGIGGMAGARFPERDPGDSVERQIILAARPALDAWHHRGLDGTVPFGKTEMPAKSACGIFSIEFLVHAWDYAVAVGRDVDAPEPLAEYVLDLAHKTIRPEFRGAAGFDDPVDVPADASALDQLVAFTGRDPAR
- a CDS encoding LysR family transcriptional regulator; amino-acid sequence: MRTTHIDQVDLNLLPPLVALLEEQHVSRAADRVRLSQPAMSRALQRLRRHFGDELLVRGPDGYSLTPRAERLRDQLTTAITHLEQLFATEAFDPATATQSFRLAVSDYTVATFGPALVRTILAESPNSTVSCEVLDQHAFDKLDAGTIDLAIYGRIAPERYCSQHLFSDRFVCVVAAEHPLADQTSVSLSTYLRLPHLTIDIGQPWIDRALEPLGVTRRVAVSVPYFALAPSILPGTDLLLTLPERVARKNADPAQTRILAAPRELIELEFYAVWHPRFDQDPSHSWLREKVRAAAESTA
- a CDS encoding PPE domain-containing protein, which produces MAQTLNVELDELLARAGELEAAIPGLPTENPQAPCALPMVVTAAKQLAASADNLRIYLAVGDRERRRLAEALRNAAKAYEETDESAERAINDNTSVSAAAVSGRGFETQGVLPIPELVLDPTEGAPYRELKQATKEIAEPDQGVAFDSFADAWSAYGQSLLDASYAFRPFRSWRGDALYSVESSFDQQKEWTVKMAEACATMATQARKVAAAQRWAWGYHPPLAEVEEYDRAWVEAMNGLATATDKKARKQYTELQQKVTDYYKLAQQVSEQVLAQYKTKAELPLTPVDAMRPPQAYYIAAPPDLGNGNENDNGIGDGIGDLPSGPQDLPIGDNVSGLTGMPPVGMPPIPGTPNDPKLAGALGAKPPSSKVKPASVKPPFGGAKAGAGISLSTPLGSAAGAGAGGGVPAPPRPDHSRWAPGAAGATGGGGVGMAPVGGSPSKQAEGGGKGGKRAGGEQAIYTEMRAWTEAVIGLLQN